In Nicotiana tabacum cultivar K326 chromosome 10, ASM71507v2, whole genome shotgun sequence, the DNA window TattgggtggggggggggggtttactTTTAAAAGGTTAGGGGTCCACTTAGTTCAGATCCGAGCTTAAACATTCGATGCAGTGATTTCAATACTCAATACTGTGATCAATCTATACAAATATTAGATATCGAGAGTAAGTCGCTCCTAAAGACGAGAGTTTTTCGTGCAAATGCTCCACTAGTAAATAGTATAATTCCTTATACTTTTGCTATTTATACATGTCAAAGTATAATTAGGTATATCGTAttgaaatataaaatttattttgtgttttctAAAGGAAACTCCACATATCTATATAAAGGTAAAGAAAGAAAACTTAAGATAGAATGGGCTTGCAAAACCCTCTCCAACGTAGTGTTTTTGGGAGCGCGAAGCGCAAAAAAGCGACAGGGGCTCGCCTCGCTTCAAAAGCGAAGCACACGCTTCATTGAAGTGAAGCGCAATTCTtaaaatacatataatatatataataattaatttataaactgaaatacatattaaaaaaatcaaataaactaaaatataacataattaatttataaactgaaatacacattaaaaaaatcaaatatatatatatataataattaattttctaaactgaaatacatataaaattaatcaaataaactgaaaatataacatatataaaataattcattttataaactgaaatacacattaaaaaatcaaataaaccgaaaaatataacacacacacacacacatatatatatatatataataagtaatTTTATAAACTAAAATACATATTAAAACTAAGAAgaataaaagggaaaaaagaaaaagaaaatagcgcCTGCCCTAGCTGTGCAGACGCTGAACgagaaaaagtgaaaaagagaagagaagaagaagaaggaagaaagaaggaaaaagaaagaaaaaaagagcagaCGCTGGAcgggaacaagaagaagaaagaaagaagaaagaaaaaaatgagaagaagaaaaattacctGGACTGGATGGAGGAAGTTGAAACCCTAGCAGCAGCAATGTCGATCAAAGAAGAGAGAAATGGTCAATTTTGGTCTTAGGGGTCTCTTTTGTATAATAAAAAATAGAcccaaacttttttttttatttaaaaaaggcCCCTCTTAACAGAAGCCAGTGTCGCTTTTTCAATTGAAGCGCACGCTTCACATGGTCGAGTCGCCTCAGGTTGGGAAAAGCGATGGCTGGTCGCTTCGCGCTTAAAGCGACGAAGTGATCGCTTTTTCAAACACTGCTCCAATGTGAGGCTcctttaacaacaacaacaaaaaaacccattataatcctacaagtggggtgggggagggtaatgtgtatgcagaccttaccaaTACCTTGTGGAGGtggagaggctatttccgatagaccctcggctcgagGAACAATGAAAGGAAAGcaaccaacaatagcaacaagaaGTTAATAAGATAATGGAAACAAACGACACAACGAGTAATGATAATACAAGACTAGTACTAATAATACTGGTAAGATGAGGAGAAACTTTCGACTACCAGTTAACCTTCAACCTTAATTcttgacctccacaccttcctatcgagagtcatgtcctcggtaagctgaagcaATGCCATGTCCtttctaatcacctctccccagtacttctttggcctacctttACCCTTCCTCGCCTCTTCACATGCACGAACAATCTCAACCTCGACTCCCGACTTGTCCTCCACATGTGCTACTCCCATCTTGTCCCtgataacttcattcctaatcttatcttttTGGGTATGACCACACATTCatttcaacatcctcatttctactACTCTCATCTTTTGGAGATGGGATTTCTTAATTGGCCTGCACTCAGTCCCATATGGTCTTACCACCACTATGtagaactttccctttagtcttggtggcacattcttatcacccACAATACCAGAAGTGAGCCTCCGTTTCATCTACCCCTCTCCAATACGATgtgtaacatcctcgtcaatctcctcGTCACTTTGGATTACAGACCCAAGATATTTGGAACTCTCTTGAGGATGACTTGTGTATCGAGCTTCACATCCATTTCGGCTACATGCTCCCATCACTGAACTTTTTTTTATGAAGAACATGCTCCCATCACTGAACTtggcactccaagtattctgttttCGTCATACTCACCATGGAATCCTCCTTTGTAGGGTTTAAATGGTAAGGACTTTGGAGGTCTGATGGCTAGAGCTTAACTCCTATTGGACCACAATTATTGAGGTGGCAACAACTTCTTATTTGAACTGGTATGCGAGCCAACAAGTGTTCTAACATAATTAATGGTATAAAATGTAGTCTAGTTATATTATAGTGGCAGTTCGGATGTTAAAATTGGCTCAGTCGGCTAAGGTTCATAAAATTTTAGAACTTTCAGTAGTTACCCAGTAAGTACTTTTAACACTCTTATTTTCTTACTCCcgccgttccaatttatgtgaacctgtttgactgggcacggagtttaagaaaaaataaagacttttagaatttgtggtcctaaacaagtcaaaaaggagcccagagtatttgtgtggttataaaagcttctcattaagggtagaattgtaagtttaagctaaattgttaccaaatttagaaaggggtcattctttttggaacggaccaaaaaggaaataggttcacgtaaactggaacagagggagtattaaATAACGAGACTCATTATTCTATGTTGTTTTTTTGTTATCAATAAATTTGAATACTCTTTAACATTGATACTTACTCCCTACTTCTTTTCTGGTACTGCTTAAGGAAATAAAAAATTCATGAACGTATTATTCAAATCCTTACAATCAATTTAATCTCAAAAAGTGCACACATATACCGCTTCCTTATATTCCCAATTAGGAAAAGAACATAACATGATTTCCTTCTTTCTCGTGGGAGAAACAAAATGTTGTCCCCACATTACATAAGTTCTTGTTAGTTCAACAAGTTACTTCGATAACTTTTAAAGCATGCTTGGGCTGGGGCTATTACATTTTATACTTGATGGGTAGTTCTTTTATTTTCGTCTAACTTAGGTGTCTTTTGTAGGGAATCATATTTTTTTAGTAGAACATGTTCCTTCTCAATTTATCCATTTTCATTCATCAACCGTGTGCATGTAATCAGTTCTTACATCCTCAAGACTGATGGATATGTTTTGTTAATTTAGCCGGAGGTACGAGCGAGCACTCCATCAAGGCCATCTGGGAATATGGATAGAGATAGGGAGATATTGAGACTTCCAAATGGTAGCACAGTTCAGGGAGAGGAACATACATCATCCATTGCTGTAGAGGGCTGGGAGAAGTCTAAGATGAAAAAGAAACGTTCTGGAATAAAACCAGATACTACTGGAGGCTCCTCAACATCAAAACCTATTGATGGCCACAGGGAACCAAAGCAAGGACTGCAGTCACGTCTTATAGCTgatggcaatttgaggtttaatgaTACCCATGGCTTCAGGTGTTGTACCAAGTATCAATGTCAAATTTTACCTCCAACTTTGATGTGTTTAGATTATGATATGTCTCTACCTACCCTTTTGCTGTGAAAACTTATAGACGTATATGAATCGTTAAGGTTCTATTGGTATATTACCTTTTTTTGCTATGGTTGAGGTATTGTTTGGAAGCACTTTTTATCTGAGAAACTACCTTGTTACACAATTATATTAGGAGCACTGATCCAAAGAGCATCAAATCCTATAGTAGAAGTAGAAATTGGAGCTTCCTAGCCCCCCAAGGAGTGGTTTGCCAGAGAAAACAATTATTTGCATATTTGGGCAGTGTCTCCTTGTAATTTGCAGCAGAGCGTCCTTGTGGGTTCATATGCAGAAGGGGGGACTGAATCAGACCAAAGGAGGAAAGATAGTCCTTTCACCATATTGGGGTTAAACTGAACTCTCAATTTGCTTGTTTATTAATTTGTTTGTCTGCTTCAACCATGATTTGTATCCCATGTTGCTATATATTTTTTCTTCAGATATAGATATCAATTTAAGAGAGTGGTAAGTTTTACCACTCAGTGTGCCTATTGTGCTGGAAACATCAAGTAGGTCTACTTTGAATTTGGACAAGcttttttctttctaaattaaGTATTGAGAACCGAAGTCAAGATGGAATACTTGTTTAGCAACTTGCTTTCTCTATCTCACAGGTAGATTATTGGGATATAATAAGTTGTAGTTGAGATTAAAAGAGAGGTGGTAGCCTTTCGGGACACAAAGAGAGATGGAAGCTTTTCCCAGCTTGCATCTGGCGGACAATTTGGAAAGAGAGAAATCAGAGATGTTTTGAAGATAATAGAAGTTCCATTCGGAAACTGAAGATGAACTGTCtagttctcttttatttctggTGTGAACAGGAGTACTTACAAGAAGCCAAGTCCATTTATGAGATTTTAGATTACTTATGATAGTTTAAGCGCTAGGAACTCAGGCTTCAATTCTCCTTGTAATTATATAGAACTACACTGCTTTGTGTAATCcctgtttaatatatatatatactactatGTTAccttctcaattttttttttaaaagaggtAGTATCATAATTTTCTATAGGAAGTGTAAAAGAATAAAAGTTATAATCATTTGGTTAGTGAGAGAAAATACCAAATGCCAATAATCAATTGCGCCCACTTGTAATCTTTCTTTCCTTTGTTGTTCAAGATCATTCTTGTGATTGCGTAACTCATAAGAAGTAGACTTGTTTCCTTGAACTGACTTTTTTTTTTCCGGCAAGTAGACATGGAGTTGCTCCAGGAGGTGTTGGAATTGGAAAAGCTGATGGTGTATTGCAGAAAGCGCCTTTAGAAGTGCGTTCTTCCATGTCTAAGGTTGACCAAGATAGCAGTCTCCATCTTATCGATAGAAGAGATCGCCCTATTGGTTCAGAAAAAGAAAGGGTGAAAATTAGAGCTATCAAAAAGTATGGGATGCAACCTTTTTTATACTTCCTTTCTTGTTCATTTTTGTTGACTGTACGATGTAGCTTTTGCAATTTCATCTTCGCTCTTATGCTTTTGAAATCCTTGTTATGAGTGATATCCTTTTTAGGTTTTATTTTCCTCTCGTAATTTTATGTTCTTCAGATGttcattttattctatttatataTGTAGTAAAACGAAGGCAGCTGCCCGAGAATTTACGTCTACTAGTCCTACTTCAAGTACGAAAATGAATTCTGCTGCTCGTGCTCCGCGATCTGTTTCAGGCGTTTCACCGAAATTGTCTCCACTAGTTCAGCAGGCATCTGCTGCTAATGATTGGGAAGTCTCTCACTGCACAAGCAGATACCCATCTGCGGTCGGGACAGGCAATCGTAAACGCAACCCTTCTATGAGGTCGTCATCACCACCTGTTGCTCAGTGGGCCAGCCAAAGGCCGCAGAAGATCTCTCGACCAGCAAGAAGGGCTAATTTTCCTATCGTTCCCAATAATGATGAAATCCCTTCTCTTGATAGCACAAGTGATGTTCTCAGTAATGGAAAGCGTCTTTCTGGTTCTTCCCCTCAACAAGTCAAATTAAAAAGCGATCACTTCTCTTCAGCTGCTTCTGAAAGTGAGGAGTCCGGAACTGCTGAGATTAAGTCCAAGGACAGGAGCAACAAGTCTGATGAGGTGGATGAAAAAGCTGGGGTCCATGTTCAGAAGATGTCTTTGCTGCTCCCACCAAAGAAAAGTAAGAGGGGTAGTGGGGAAGACCATGGAGATGGTATTCGTAGGCAAGGGAGGACTGGAAGGGGGTTTACCTCCACTAGGACACCAATGCCCTTGATGGTTGGGAAGCTTGGAATTGTTGGAACCGCAAAACAACTCAGAAGCTCTAGACATGGTCTTGATAAGACTGAAAGGTTGAACCTTATCTCCTTATTTTGATGGTTGGGTCTTTTCTGCCATTTTAATGCCAGTGGAATAACTATTCTTCATTTATGTGACTATTTATGCAGCAAAGCAGGCCGACCTCCTACCAGAAAGCTCGCTGATCGCAAGGCTTACAAACGACAGAAACAAGCCACAATGAATGGCTCAGCTGATTTTCTAGGTAGTTATAGCAGCAAGGTAGCTGAATTGTGTAGGTGTTGAGTCATTCTCCTCTTTGGTTATTcacttctctttttatttctcttagtTGGTTCAGATGATGGGCATGAAGAGCTTCTGGCTGCTGCAAGTGCTGTTACCAACACTGGTACATTTACACTCTCGACCCCCTTCTGCTTTTGTTTTCCTGCTAAAAAATCTATCTTTGCAGCACTAATCGGTCATGTTCAATTTATGTTTGTTTGAGAAGATTTTTTTGATGGACCTATATTTAATGCAGCTCAAGCCCTCTCTAGCTTATTCTGGAAGCAGATGGAGCCACTTTTTCGATTTATATCAGAAATAGATATAGCCTTTTTAAGGCAGCAGGTAATAGCCCGTTTTGTCTTGTAAATGTGTATAATATTTGCCTATTATACATGGTTGACTTCTGGGATTTGCTAGCAATCTACAAAAATATCTAGCTATGACTATAATTGCAAAGGTTCCTGTCCGTATCCACTTCTTAACTGACAGATATTAGCCTTGTGCTTTCTGGTGGCATGTAAATTGGAAAATTTTGGCCTGAGTATTTGCATTTCTTAGGtttccgggggggggggggagagtaACTTGGGAAGTCCCTTACTTGCCTATTATCATTTCTATAATTTGGTTAGTCATAATACGTCCTTTTATTCCCTTCAACAGAccgtatttcttttctttatggAGTGGAATGGTGGTTGTCTTTGCCTCCATCTTGTAGTTATTATAATTGATTTTGCTAAGGTTATATTATAAATTCTCTCTTGAAGTAACAAACCAGGAAAGCATTGCTATTTCATTTTTCTAGTTTGTCATTTGTTTGGTTATAGAAAATCAAATAGAAGTGGAGCAGCAAATCATGTTGAGATCGTTTAATATCTTTTATTATGAGTACCAAGTGCATGTGAAGTTGAACTAGAGCTGAGCTGGTCCACAGTGTTTACTGCTATCATAGTTTGTCCTTAAACTTATCGagcttattttcttatttaacaCATGTAAGATGGCCACTTTTTTATTCTTTCTGTTTGGAAGGGGGATGGGTGGGTGGGAGGTACTTAGGTTGGCCATGCTACCAGTCTTTTACGAGCAatcaattcttttcttttcatttctttatgATACTTTCACGCCTGGAGGCTTCTATTTTTGTATTCTTAAGAATTCTTTGAAGAGagaatattttattataaaaattctTATGCTCCAGTTTCGCATGCTTTTTGACTTTCCCCTACCAGGTCCTTATGGGCCATCTTGTCCCATTAGTGCATTTTTTCTCGGCTTATGGGAGGGGGCGTacatgctttttttttttgaaagatgtTGGAGTTGCTTAAATATCATCAGACTGGCCATTCCTCTGGTTATAATTTTTGAGAGATGCACTAATATTCAGTGTTCTGCTCTTAACAGGTAAATCATGAGACCAATCTGGCAGGACCAGTCTCTGACCCTTTTGATGCTGATGGTTCCAGTTTAGTCCCAAATGGTTTTGGGTTGAATGAGTTTGGgggaaatataaataaaacacaGTGTCTTGAAAGTACCCTAGACCGTATGGTCTCTGAAAAGAATAAACCTAAGGATATTTCCTTGTACCAAAGAGTGATGGCAGCTCTAATACCTGAAGATCTTTATTGCAGTGGAAATGAAGATCTTAGTTCCGATAGTTATCAATCTGGATTTGAAATGGAAATGAATTCCGAATCAGATACTTCTTGTGTACAAATATTATATGACAGTGAAACTTCCAAATACCCTGCCTCTAATAGATACATGATAACTGCCAGTGGGGGTCCCTTTGATAATCTGGAGCAAGTCATGGCATATAATAACATTACATCCCCCTCAGACAATGGGGATTTTTTAAACTATGACCATTCACAAAAATGTTTACTTCCACAGCAGCAAACCACACCTGACTTTGTCTGTTCTGAGTATCAGTATAGTGAGATGTCTATTGATGAGAAACTTCTTCTTGAGATTCACTGTATTGGAATATATCCGCAAATGGAGGTAGGTTTCAAGGATCCTCAATATGTTGTATGGTGATAGTTCTGTTTGTGCCCTCACCTTGATTTACTGTTCCTTGGTATGCTAATTGCTTATGGTCGATGCAGTCTGATTTAGCACATACAGGGGATGGAGAAATCAGCGGGGACATGAGTAGATTGGATGAGAAGCACCAGGAAATGGTAAATCTTATTCCGAATTAGTACATTCTTAAGTAATGTCTCTTCTCTGTCCTCTGTCCTTGTCTCTTGCTCAGTGTTCCTCTCGCTTTTCTTGATTTGTTGAGCCAACTGCTGCTAGACCAAACGTGAATCGGCTTTGAACCTATGTCTATGCACATTCTTTCATCACTTACTGAGAGAGTATTGGATATTTAACATGGGGGTTGATACCTCTTCAAGGAGTGCTCTTTGAATGAGCGTTCTCAATGAGCTGGGGAAGTTTCTTGAATGCTCTCAATTTTGATTTGAGTATCTAAATATGGGTCAGTGCAACAAAAGCATCTCTGAACAAGGTTCTAGCACCATGCCAAATGTGTCTGAAGTAGAAGAGCAAAGGTGTTTTAGGAAAAAGGATATGAACTTCTCACTCAGAAGGAGGGAAGCTacatattctagagtggaagctTTTCCTTTAACTTTATTAGAGCCTATTGCTTCCTCCTCTTGAGAGTCGTATAGACCTGAAATTTAAGTTGTTTCCTTCTCCTATTGTCCCTATGTATGTTGGTTAGTGCAGTTGGGGTGTGAGAACCACTGTAGTACCTGTGCTTATCACCCTGCTgtcttatattattttattggtgTTTTGTCCTTGTTTGGAATAAGAGTTTTTGCTCTTTTTGTGTATCATGATATAGTTTGTGCAACCTATTTACATTGTTTCTGCGTGCAGCTTTTCTTATGTGATTGCTTGTTGCATAGGTTTCTAAGAAGAAAGAGATGCTGGAAAAGCTGTTGAATTCAGCTGCAGAGACGAGAGAGTTTCAAGAAAAGTATTATGCTTCTTTCAGATGCATAACCTTGATCCTTGCTCAACCCCATTTATTGAGATAATAACTCAAGCATTTAATTGTCTTATAGGGAGTTCGAACAGCATGCTCTTGACAAACTTGTGGAAATGGCATACAAGAAATATATGGTAGGTTGAAAATTTTAACCAGTTCCTTTCCTGGTCAGAGTTCAGAGATATCTGTTTATTTTATATCAAGGGATCATATGCACTTCTCTTTCCATCTTTGTGGGTGAGTGTTTATCTCCCCTCTTAGAAGACCTTGAACTCTGAGTATCTAATGGTTGATTTAGGTGCCTTATTACTGTGGAAAAATATCCCCCTGGGTTTATATGTATATTTCTTTCCTTTCAATTCTGCTGAGCAGTTTTCTCGGAATCAATCTCcggcttcttcttctttccataTATGTTATAACCAAAAACAATATGTCTTGATATCAATCTAATTTCTGGCTTCAAGGCAAAAGCAGGAAACGAAAGTCACGCTGGTGcctttattttcttatatatgaCAGTGGATGGGTCTGCAGTGTTCTACATATAATTTCATTGCACATAAATGTTGGACAAAGTGAAATCTCCCTGTGTCTCCCTGTCAGTCTGTCTGTATCTTTGTGACATCATAGAGCCCTCGATTGATTTCATAAAGGCTATTCTGCTTTGTGTATGCTTTTTGTTCTCTCTTGTTCTGCAATCATTTAGGTTATCATTGGTTTATCATTTATCTTAGTTGCTAATAGCATCGTTTATATTATCTTCTTTTCATTGTAGTTCGTATACAGATTGTGTTGAGTCTTGCATACTGCCTCTAGTAGTTGATAGCAAAATTGTCTGTAGTGTCTCAGTGTGAAGTTGTCCTTAAACTCATAAAAATCATTCATTGACATTGTCTTGTCTTGACAGAGTTGTCGTCGGGGTCCAAATTCACACGGGGCGAAGGGTGCTATTGGGAAAATGGCCAAGCAAGCTGCCTTAACATTGGTGAAGCGAACTCTGGATCGGTGCCAAGAATTTGAGGTCACAGGAAAGAGCTGCTTCAGTGAGCCATTGTACAAGGATATGTTCCTTTCTGCGATATCCCGCCATAGTGACGGACAAACAGATTCCAACACTGACGGTGAAGCTGCAAAATCTTATTTTAGCCCACAGCAGAGCCCATCTCTAAGCCAGGACATACTTTGTGAAGCCAATTTATCTTCTGAAGCAAGTAGAGTCAAGCGTAGGGAGTTGGAAGATGTCCTTGGTACTAGCATTGGTGCATCTTCTGGTGCTTTTTCAGGTGTTGGGAGTTCACTTTCAAGCAGTGCAAAAGGGAAGAGAAGTGAGAGGGATCGAGAAGGAAAAGGAAATGGCAGAGAGGCATCATCGCGTGGTGGATCAATAAAGATTGGCCGACCTTCCTCTTCCAATGTTAAGGGAGAAAGAAAGCCTAAAACGAAAACTAAGCTGAAAACTACTCAATTATCCACTTCTGTCAATGGCCTTCTAGGCAAGATGTCAGAGCAACCTAAAGTACCAGG includes these proteins:
- the LOC107809281 gene encoding uncharacterized protein LOC107809281 gives rise to the protein MSASSKFNLSSSSPDRPLYASGQRGSYASASLDRSGSFRENMENPILSTLPNMTRSTSTITQTDVTNFFQCLRFDPKAMVTEHKLNRHIDFKRLASLALGMPVEDSPLVSSKGKLSSSPFPEEARRLKAGLRESCTKARERVKIFTESLSVINKCFPSIPSRKRSRSDVLSNERPNVLYPSDRSVSGAGIAKLGTQSGYELELQKSEERTKNSVPNKRTRTSMVDLRPEVRASTPSRPSGNMDRDREILRLPNGSTVQGEEHTSSIAVEGWEKSKMKKKRSGIKPDTTGGSSTSKPIDGHREPKQGLQSRLIADGNLRFNDTHGFRHGVAPGGVGIGKADGVLQKAPLEVRSSMSKVDQDSSLHLIDRRDRPIGSEKERVKIRAIKNKTKAAAREFTSTSPTSSTKMNSAARAPRSVSGVSPKLSPLVQQASAANDWEVSHCTSRYPSAVGTGNRKRNPSMRSSSPPVAQWASQRPQKISRPARRANFPIVPNNDEIPSLDSTSDVLSNGKRLSGSSPQQVKLKSDHFSSAASESEESGTAEIKSKDRSNKSDEVDEKAGVHVQKMSLLLPPKKSKRGSGEDHGDGIRRQGRTGRGFTSTRTPMPLMVGKLGIVGTAKQLRSSRHGLDKTESKAGRPPTRKLADRKAYKRQKQATMNGSADFLVGSDDGHEELLAAASAVTNTAQALSSLFWKQMEPLFRFISEIDIAFLRQQVNHETNLAGPVSDPFDADGSSLVPNGFGLNEFGGNINKTQCLESTLDRMVSEKNKPKDISLYQRVMAALIPEDLYCSGNEDLSSDSYQSGFEMEMNSESDTSCVQILYDSETSKYPASNRYMITASGGPFDNLEQVMAYNNITSPSDNGDFLNYDHSQKCLLPQQQTTPDFVCSEYQYSEMSIDEKLLLEIHCIGIYPQMESDLAHTGDGEISGDMSRLDEKHQEMVSKKKEMLEKLLNSAAETREFQEKEFEQHALDKLVEMAYKKYMSCRRGPNSHGAKGAIGKMAKQAALTLVKRTLDRCQEFEVTGKSCFSEPLYKDMFLSAISRHSDGQTDSNTDGEAAKSYFSPQQSPSLSQDILCEANLSSEASRVKRRELEDVLGTSIGASSGAFSGVGSSLSSSAKGKRSERDREGKGNGREASSRGGSIKIGRPSSSNVKGERKPKTKTKLKTTQLSTSVNGLLGKMSEQPKVPGSSIVKSSNIKDKNDYDFDELEDPIDLSGLQLPGMDVLGVPDDLDGQGQDIGSWLNFDDDGLQDHNDLMGLEIPMDDLSDLNMMV